The genomic window tcatccaaggtgaAGATGCCGCGAGTCTCCATAGCAACGCACAAGCCACCCAGCTGATGAGGTTGCTGGTGCGTGCCAGCCTGTGTGCGAAGAGCGTGACGCAGGAGCACCGTCTGTCCAGCGAGGCCTTTGACTGGCTGCTCGCCCAGATTGAGGCTCGCTTTCAGCAGGCACAGGTGTGTCTAGTGTTATTTGTACAGTTAAACCTGTCTATAGCCACCAGCCAAGGGCCCGACAAgtggtcgttaaagacaggtggtAGTTATCGAAAGGTGGGTCATATACAAAAAAAAACTTGTTGACGATCTTATGGGGTGGTCGTAAAGGACTGGTGGTCGTAATTGAaaggtggtcaccagggcaggttcaactgttAATTCTGTTTTCCACCCAGCTGTATGTTTATGCTGCtgtaaatcttcttcttctttcttctttgttcatgggctgaaactcacacgATCTTTTAcgtttttacccagccattcaggcagccaaaCGCTGCTTTCGGGAAaagcatgctaggtattttcgtgtttctataacccaccgaactctgacatagattacaggatctccTTTTACATAAATTGACCTTTGAGATcagaaaaaatctccacccttaacccaccaggcgcggctggGATGTGCATCACAAGatcctttattttcaaattccCACAGGTTCACCCAGGTGAGATGGTTGGCGCCCTGGCAGCTCAGTCCATAGGCGAGCCCGCCACGCAGATGACACTCAACACGTTCCACTATGCAGGCGTGTCAGCCAAGAACGTGACGCTTGGCGTACCAAGACTGCAGGAGATTCTCAACGTTGCACGCAACCCCCACACCCCAGCTATGACTGTGCATCTCACGGCTCCTGCTGCTCAAGACAGTGAGAGGGCAAAGGTTGGTAACATATACAGCTCATACACTGTGGAAACTctctaaaaatctgaaaaaatgcTCAttttgcacaggaagcagtccggctgttgattgtgtgtatgtgtctgagtGGAGGGATGTTTTTATCCTGccttaaccctttcgctgccaatcaaaacttcccgactgccagggaatattggagttcggggtgtaataattcacaaaaaattctagctccaaactggcagtaggtaggaaagtaaaacctatgttatttttaaaggaaattcaaccaagaatctgtttttagtatctaatcatggaaataatgcacaagtgcaggacgggtatacccgtcctaaggcagtcaaggggttaagcctgggcagatctgagatggagAGCAGAACTGTTAAAATAGGAAGAATTCTCAGTATCTTTTATAAACAATGGAATTTGTTTCCAATATTTCAGTTTGTTCAGTCTCGCCTGGAACACACGACACTGCGTCATGTGATTGACAACAGCGCCATCTACTATGACCCTGACCCATTGAACACGGTTGTCGGCGAAGACCAGGACTGGGTCAGCGTCTACTTCGAGATGCCGGACTTTGACGCCAGCAAACTGTCGTCGTGGTTACTGAGGCTGGAGCTTGACCGGAAGAGAATGACCGACAAGGGTCTGACCATGGAATACATCGCTGATGCCATCAGTGCTggtgagagagaatgtgtgtgtgtgtggggggatgggttgtgtgtgtgtgtgtggggggaagggttgtgtgtgtgtgtgtggaagggtggtggtggtgtgtgtgtctgtctgtgtatgtgttttaATGTCCTGTCTGTCTGATAGTGTTCAAATGTATTTGCATTTATTTTGAGAAGATTTACATTATGAACTTGTTTGGATACTAAAAGGCAAGTTTTCTGTTCAGCTTTTGGTGATGATCTGCATGTGATCTTCAACGATGACAACTCTGAGACCCTTGTGATCAGGATCCGAATCGTTTCACAGGATGACACAAAGAACCTCGATGAGGTAAGGATCGGAGAACTTGAGTTTTTCTTCAAGGAACGTATGCgggcgcatgtgtgtgtgtgtttgtatctgtgtctgtttgtcagtcaatcagtctgtctgtccatgTGTGCGTCTGCACATGTGTATGTAATTTGCACATAAGTTCAAAAGTGTAAGAATTCAGTCATTATGTTGACAGTTTCTATACTGACATCTGTTGAATGTGTTCAGGATGAAGATGGCGAAGTGGACAAATTGCCAGACGACACGTTCCTGCGTGTGATCGAGTCCACCCTCCTGTCCGAACTGGCCCTGAAGGGAATCCCAGGCATCAAGAAGGTAAGCGTCTGGACTGGTGAATGTGATTCTGATGCTTTTGCATGTCAAGCACTGCTTGTTTGTGTCCTTTTCTTTTATgttgggagggagggagggagggagggagggaggtagggagggagggacggacggacggacggacggacggacggacggacggagggagggagggagggagggagggagggagggagggagggagagagagagagagagagagagagagagagagagagagagagagagagagagagagagagagaaagagagagagagagagagagagagacagagacagacagacagacagacagagagagagacagagagagagagaggggaaatcgagagagagagggagagagggagggagagagagagagagagggagagggagagggagcgagagagagagagaaagagagagtgtgtgtctgtctgtctgtctgtctgttggtctgtccctctattttgtgttttttataTAGATGAGTGAGTGAGgacatatatgtgtgtgaaggggagaggggaagatcttcttcttcttcgttcgtgggccgaaactcccacgtatttacgtgtatgaccgtttttaccccgccatttaggcagccatacgccgctttcggaggaagcatgctgggtattttcgtgtttctataacccaccgaactctgacatggattacaggatcttttccgtgcgcacttggtcttgtgcttgcgtgtacacacgaagggggataagccactagcaggtctgcacataagttgacctgggagatcggaaaaatctccacacttaacccaccaggcggccgcggccgggattcgaaccctcgaccttccgattaagaggccgacgtcttaccaccacgccacagcgcccgtcagagGGGAAGATGAAGGGTTGACTCTTGCTTGCATTTCCTGCGCTAAGTTGTCATTGCAATACACTGTATCCAACACCACTGTTTTCAGGTGTCGCTGTACTGGCCACAGACAGAGGAGAGCAAGAAGCGGCTGTGCGTGACGCCAGAAGGGGTGTTGCGGGCGGTGCCAGAGTGGCTGCTGGAGACGGAAGGTTCGAACCTACTGCGGGTCCTCAGCGACCCAGAGGTTGACACCCGCAGAACCACCACCAACCACATCGTGGAGATCTTCTCTGTGAGTGTGGACTTTTGAATTGTTTCTTCTTTGCACTGCTTGAAGTGTTTTcgtgtatacagtggaaccccccttataTTAAtacccccaaatttaagacttcctcaattttaagaccttacttttcagattttctgttcttaccccatgtaaattTACATCTATTTTTAAAATCCCTCCagcttttaagacctgattttctcagtaCTGAATTTTGTCTTCACAGAAACTCAAGCATGTTTGCTGCACTATAAATTGTATGGTGTGTTGTGAGGAAATAAGAGCGATGATTGGATCAGGTGGGtggaggaaaaaaagagagagagggagccgacAAAAATAAGTAAACTCTTTGATTTACGAATCAGATTCAAACTTTGCATGAAGTGATATCAATCTCATTTTGCTTTGCTTAGAAACCtgtaaacacaaaaataaagttAGAGCAATTACCTGGTTTAGCCCCTTGAGAGGCACAGTTTCCATGACTGAATCTCAGCCGCGCTTCCAGTATGTGACGTAACTTCCACAGGATTAATTCGGGACTATGCCAAAGTTGATCAACTTCTCACTTAACATAAGTAAGATAcaaacttttcacaaataaactTTATTTTGTATTGCTTTGCGTAGACCCTGGGCATTGAAGCTGCTCGCAAATCCATTGAACAAGAACTGCTTCACGTGATCTCCTTTGACGGCGGCTACGTTAACCGACGTCACCTGATGTTGCTGTGTGAGGTCATGACCTGCAAAGGTCACCTGACTGCCATCTCTCGGCAAGGCTTCAACCGTCACCAGCCCAGCGCTCTCGCCAAATGTTCCTTTGAGCAGACGGTAAGTACACATGGCGGGGGGACGGGGTGGAAGGAAGGGAGGGGAAGCTAGGGGAATGAGGGAAACGGGGAGGGGGAGTAGGTGAGGTGAGGCGGGAGGAAAGAGGGattaggggggagggagggtcaTGTGCTGTACAGACATTTCTCACGCACTTTGTCCATTGTCTTCCGGGATGTCCCCCCctgacaagatttttaactctTTAAAGGAGATTCAGATTTTTCAACAAGATTTGAAGAAACAAGTGTGAAAGTAATGaagttttagaaccttcttttaacagtgatacacctgattgtaaatagtttttaaagcatggagcttgccatgtgaactgagaaaagaaacaaacttacatcagtctcgaatagcaatatcagctgaagagacgatacaaAATAATAACCAACCTTTTCCGTTGTCTTGAAGGTTGACGTTCTGATGGAGGCAGCATACCACGCCGACTGCGACCCGATGAAGGGGGTGTCTGAGAGCATCATGTTGGGCAAGCTGGCCAGGATAGGCACCGGGGCCTTTGACCTGATGCTGGACACCCAGGCTTGCACGCAGGCCATGGAGCTCCCTGGTGGAGACGCTCCGTCCATGTTCCCTGGTGAGTGGCTGTTGGTTTTAATTGtaatgaataaaacaaaaaacaaagaaactgccaacgtttcaaaattcagaataaaaaaacaagaaaggtaagttgttggggcgattgttattgacaaaacaaaaaagttgttttgtcaataacaaacattctaacaacttacctttcttgttattGTAATTCTAATTGTAATGataatattgctattctgataaACACATGGGGGAACGATTGGATAGTCTCACATAGCCCTATTTGGGCAATTATTCCATATTCCTACGGAAGTCGTTCATCATCGTTTATTTATATCAAGAAACTTTCATCTTGTCGTCGACTCATCGGCATTATGCTTGTCTTGTCAAAATAACgaaccctattgctacgctgaaaacacaatagctgttgaTAATGATACTAACAAAGGCTTTCTCATGAGAGCTCACGACATACACTCGCACATAtacacattttgttgttgtcagtgcaCTGCTGAAGCTGAAAGAAGTTAACCATGATCAGGGTTAACAGTTTTACAGTAGGTGTGTTTTCATGTTGCAGGCCTCAGCACCCTGGCCAATGACCAAGCAGGCACTCCGTGGCATCAGAACGCATCACCATGGGGCGCCACAGACACACGCTCCCCCTGGTCCAGCAGCAGAGGCCCCAGCACCCACCTCTTCTCACCCGTGTCAGCCTGCTTCACTCCCAGCTACAGCCCCGCGTTTTCACCCTCCGCCAACTCTCCAGAAGACAGAGGAGCATCCCCTGACTGGAGATATTCATACTCTCCAGCTACGGCTCACACCCCTGGTCCCTCTTACACGCCAGCCTCTTCCACTCATGGCACAGCGATGGGGTACTCCCCAACAAGCCCAGGCTACGAGCCAGGAACTGTGGCTTCTGTCTCCAGCCCTGGACCGGGGTCGTCCGACTACAGCCCTTCCTCACTGTACTCACCAGCGAGTCCGTCATACTCACCGAGCAGCCCTTCCTACTCACCAACCAGTCCATGGTACTCGGTGACCAGTCCGTCGTATTCACCGACAAGTCCCGGGTACACGCCGACTTCTCCATCGTACACACCCATGACGTCAGCGTACTCTCCAACGAGCCCCACCTACTCTCCAGCAAGCCGTGCCTACTCTCCCACCAGCCCTACATACTCTCCCACTAGCCCTACATACTCACCCACAAGCCCTTCATACTCTCCCACAAGCCCTACATACTCTCCCACAAGCCCTTCATACTCTCCCACAAGCCCTTCATACTCTCCCACAAGCCCTTCATACTCTCCCACAAGCCCTTCATACTCTCCCACAAGCCCTTCATACTCTCCCACCAGCCCTTCATACTCTCCCACTAGCCCTACATACTCACCCACAAGCCCTTCATACTCTCCCACAAGCCCTACATACTCTCCCACAAGCCCTTCATACTCTCCCACCAGCCCTTCATACTCTCCCACCAGCCCTTCATACTCTCCCACAAGCCCTTCATACTCTCCCACAAGCCCTTCATACTCACCCATGACCTCGGGTTACTCGCCGACCAGCCCGCTATACACTCCCACCAGCCCTGCCTACTCCCCAACAAGCCCGAGATGGTCCAGCCTGCAGACTCCAGGAGCCTACACCCCGAGCAGTCCATCCTTCTCCCCTACGAGTCCCAGTCTGTCTCCTGTCTACACGCCCTCCAGTCCATCTTACTCGCCAACAAGTCTGAGTCTGTCTTACTCACACACTGGTCCCAGTCCATCAAGCCTGTCTTACTCACCTACAAGTCCGAGTCCGTCTCCGATCTACTCACCGTCAAGTCCATCTTACTCTCCTGCAAGTCCCATCTGGTCAAGCCCTGCATCTCCATTGTACACCCCTACCAGTCCATCTCTGAGTCTGTCTTCCTCAGACCTTGTGTACACTCCAAAACCTTTTTTCAGTCCGTCTTCCCCGCTGCGGGCAGAGACCTACTCACCAGCAAGCCCTGAGCGCCTGCAGTCACCGGATCCAAGCAGTTCCTCGAACCAGCCAGTGTCAATGGAGTTTTCACTGGGTGACATGTACTCACCAACCAGCCCCTCATTCACCGCAGATCCGTTGCTGCAGTCCCAGAGTTCTCTGCGCTCACCGGCAAGTCCAGCGTCCTCTCCAAATTCTCCTGACCGCTCACCACCCAGTCCTGATTTTTCACGGAGCACAGCAGTCTACTCACCAACCAACCCAGCATACTCACCGGGCAGCCGGACGTTCTCAGGCGGCAGCCCAGTGCACTTGCCAGGCAGCCCTGAGCAGTCCTGGCCCACCCCTGGGCACTCCCCTTCAGCCTGCAGTCCAGGGTCCCCCGAGTTTCCTGCTGGCTCGCCTACCAGTCCTGCCTACTCACACCCAGGCAGTCCTTACCACTCACCAGCAGGAAATCCTCCCTTCTCACCTGTACCCAGCCCTCGCTACTCACCTTTACACAGCCCTTTGTACTCACCTGTACCCAGTCCTCCCTACTCACCTGCATTCAGTCTTCCCCGTTCACCTGTACCCCGCCCTTCCTCCTCAGCCAGTCCGTACTCCTCACCTGCACAGGTATTCCACAGCCCACAGTTATATCCACCATCCATTCCTGAGTTTGTGCGGAGTCACTCACTGCTTGTTCCCACCTCTCCAGTTCTGTCAAGCTTGAGAAGTAGAGCTGAGTACATGCAGAATAGTCCTCAGTACTTGCCACTAGAGGCCCTGGGTTCCTCAGCGAGCCCTCTGCCAGCTGGAAGAGAGCGTGGATCTGTGAATACACTGGGCTCCACCAGTTCACGGTCCGGTCCACAAAGTCTACACGACTTAGACAGCCAGCAGCTTGTGCCTCTCAGTACTGTGGCTATGGAACTTGCATCTCTGGATGAGTCAGCGCGCATGTATTCATCACAAGGAGACTCGGTGCAGGAGCACCTTTCACAAGATGAACCTTTGCGCTTGTACCCATCACAACCAGATTCAGTACAAGAGCACCTATCTCAAGATGATTCAGTGCACCTGTACTCATCTCAAGGCACAACCGGCGCAGCAGGTGGGGACATGTCACCAGTGAGTCTGGATGGGTCTTCACTCAGTTCCGACATTGAAGATGCACAAATCTTCATGGGCGGACACAATGAAGATGATGAAAGCATGTCTGAACTCCAAGGCGAAGGACGCCTCGAATCTCACGGTGATTCAGTAGGCCATGAGTACCGCAGGCTGGGAGAAGTCAGCCTGGTCAGATACGACAGCGTTGACAGAGAGAGCTTGGCCCCTCCCTTCAGTCCGCTGCGCATTCCagccctccccctcctctcaccGGAAGGGACTGGTGGTGAATACTCCCCCAGTGTGTCACCGTACAGCCCTCAGGGTCAGGCCAGAATCCTGTCACCTTCACCGCCCCATCATTCACCGGGGCCCTACATGTTAAGTCCGTGGAATCTTGCGGTGCTGGGATCGCTAACACAGGGCCCGTCACAGAACCCCCAGTCACCGGGGCCCTATTACATCCTCAGTCCGTGGAACCCTGCGGTGACGGGACCACCCACTCCAGGCCTGTCACAGGACCACCAGGTCCCATCCTCACCCAGGCGCTCGTACACAAGGTCGCCGGATCTCTTTGGATCCAGCCCACCGAGGTCGCCCTATGCTGGAGAACCAGCATATCAAGATGAAGGTTCTGTGGAGCCGTTTGATGAGCCTGACGGTGAGGTGTATGTGCCTGATCCACAGTCTCAAGAGGATGATGTACAGGTTGTTCCAGATCAGGACTGAGTGAGGTGTATGTGCCTGATCCTCAGCCTTTAAGGCCTCAGTCTCCAGAGGATGATGTACAGGTTGTTCCAGATCAGGACTGAGTGAGGTGTATGTGCCTGATCCTCAGCCTTTAAGGCCTCAGTCTCAAGAGGATGATGTACAGGTTGTTCCAGATGAGGACTGAGTGAGGTGTATATAGTGCCTGATCCTCAGCCTTTAAGGCCTCAGTCTCAAGAGGATGATGTACAGGTTGTTCCAGATGAGGACTGAGTGAGGTGTATATAGTGCCTGATCCTCAGCCTTTAAGGCCTCAGTCTCCAGAGGATGACCTACAGGTTGTTCCAGATCAGGACTGAGTTACGAAGATTATGCTGAACTTTGAAGAGAAGTGATACTGATTGAAGCTCATGCTTGACTTACAGGTTGTGCCAGATCAGGATTGAGTTACGAAGATAATACTCAACTTTCAAGAGAAAtgatcaaaaaacaagaacggtAGGTTATTGTaatgtttaatttatgacaaaagaAATCGTTGCATGTTTTGTCGTAAATTAAACGTTCGAGTAAACTACcattatattttatttattctgaattttggaacgttaatGGTCTATCTGTTTTGGGATTTCAAGAGAAATGATACTGATTGATGGCCGATGTTTGACGAACTCAGTTGCAGGACgataaaacagaaatgtataGAACTGTATAGAATATATACTCCATGTGGGATGTGTTGCATATTATGAACTCACTTAATTTGTGCTCTGATATATTCTCTATGGATGGATGGTGACCAAGATTTTACATTTAAAGACACATATCAATGAAATGTCATGTTGCCTTGAAAACGACTTTTGTATTCGCTTGTTCTTATGAGCCCTGACTGATTTAGAAGATATGAtgctaaaaaacaaaacaacaaacaacgcAGCTCTGGTTTAAGAATGGATTGTCTgtacttttgttttaatacaatgtGTCATTTGCCCATGATTGTATAATTATGCATTATTTTCTGTGAAAATGAGCTGTGTATACTGTCATGAAGATAACATTAACAGTGCATGAATTTTGCTGTACAGTCTGATATGTTATGTTTCACTGCTGTGGAAACTGTGGACATATAACCGGTGATTGTTGAAGGCATTGGTTTTGAAAGTGCTATTGTATCATACTGTGCTGCTTCATAACATGTCTTCAATGATTTTCAATACCCTTTGCTGTTAGTAGAAGACCAGAAGCGATGGTTTCATTGAAATAATTTATCTgggtatttgaaaaaaaaaatttggatacatgcatataaaacaaaaacaaggaaaagaaaaaccaAATTATGCAACAGCAAATTGCTAGTTTCTGATTCACATTACATATGGCCAAGGTGAGTCGTATGTGCAATTGTTATCATACTGTGCTGCTTCATAACACGCCTTCAAGGCTTTTCAATACCCTGTGCTGTGACCAGAAGTGATGGTTTCATTGGAATTACTCATCTGTGTATATGACGAAACATACAAGATGCATTCTTTCGGGCATGATTACGATTGTTTTACTGTATGACTTATTATATGCTTATGTGTTTTTTGATAAAGTTTGTACTTTTATAACTATGTTATTATAACTACAAAAACTACAAGAGCTATCAACATTATAACTGTACATTTATGTCAAGATTCCACTTTTGTGGAATTTTGAGTAGTCTGTAGCTGTGACAACCTGTCAGTTTAATATCTTGCACAGTGAGTTATATTTGAAATAttaatttctgatgttttttaCTTGTTCACATTGTTATTTTTTCTAATCTGTAAAGATATATATTcaataaaaaacaagtaaaaAGCCTACAAGAGGATTTGTATTTTAAttctatgtgtgtttgtgtgtgtttgtgtgtgtgtgtgtgtgtgtgtgtgtgtgtgtgtgtgtgtgtgtgtgtgtgtgtgtgtctggttgtctTTTGGTGTGTGCGTCTGAGTGCACATGTGTCCACTGTCTCTCGTAAAAAGGCAAGTTTAATACAAAGTACACAACAAAGTTTCCCAGAAactgcattgcattgcatttttttcgaAGGGGAATAAGGGCAGTTCATACGGACAAGTCATTTCCCTTTGATCGAAAAGGAAAGTGGGACAATTCTTTGGTCGCCAGTTCAGTTGTTGACAAGTGTACATTTTGATTTGAATTTTTATCTGTAACTTCCTTCAAAGATTGGTCGTCTTAAACTGTCCTTGTCAGTTGACAGACCAGTGATAATGCCTGCAAAACCTGTTGAAATAGGAATGccaactgtctgtctgtctcagtgtctctccCCCGcaccccctctgtctgtctctctctgcccccgctcctctctctccctgtctctttctgtctgtttcaaCAAGGTCTCTGTCttagtgtctgtctctccctgtctctctcacacacatacactctctctccctctgtctctctgtctgtctctctcactgacacacacacacacaccgtgacacacacacacacacacacacacacacacacacacacactctctctctctctctctctctctctctctccctctcttgtaaaaaacaaacaataaccaaTAGCATTTTATCTCTTTCCCCCTCACTTTGTTCTGATGAGTCCATTCTGA from Littorina saxatilis isolate snail1 linkage group LG4, US_GU_Lsax_2.0, whole genome shotgun sequence includes these protein-coding regions:
- the LOC138964851 gene encoding DNA-directed RNA polymerase II subunit RPB1-like isoform X2, with amino-acid sequence MTYTDDSPAPLRDVRRVQFGVLSPEQIWAMSVTDGGIRHAVTAENGAPKEGGLMDPRQGAVDRKSRCTTCAGTINECPGHFGHIELSKPVFHVSFLTKAVKLLRCFCFHCSKLLVSPSDHAVKTVLQKTKGQPKKRLLHMYELCKKQRVCRGGEEVDNPASTECETQPKYTGCGHIQPKFKKKGLDITAVYTLTNDENQEKKVVVTAERALQVFRNVSDDDCWHLGMDPEFSRPEWLIITVFPVPPLCVRPSVVMFGSARSQDDLTHKLADIVKANNQLRRDEQNGCPQHVLDIDVKMLQYHCATFVNNELPSLPQAVQKSGRPLKSLSARLKGKEGRVRGNLMGKRVDFSARTVITADPNLTIDQVGVPRSIAHNLTYPEIVTPFNIDRLQQLVHKGANQYPGAKYVVRDNGQRIDLRFHPNPGDLHLQLGYKVERHMIDGDYVVFNRQPSLHKMSMMCHRVKVLPWSTFRLNLSVTEPYNADFDGDEMNLHLPQSLEARAEVSELASVSKMLITPQSNRPVMGIIQDTLTGVGKMTRRDTFLEQGEVMNLLMQVPDWDGQIPQPAIIKPRPLWTGKQLLSLLIPKGVNCMRQHSTHPDDEKVYRWISPGDTKVLVENGELLMGMLCKKSLGTSAGSLPHVVVMEMGHEVAGVMYGAIQKLVNQWLLTEGLSIGIEDTIADRQTYADIQNTIMEAKHAVQQVVEDSQTNKMVARPGCTLQQTFENQVNQVLNNARDKTGQRAQHSLSPYNNFKVMADAGSKGNKINISQVIACVGQQNVEGMRVPFGFKNRTLPHFVKDDYGPESRGFVENSYLAGLTPTEFFFHAMGGRGGLIDTAIKTAETGYIQRRLVKAMESVMVQYDGTVRDQSSGQLLQLQYGEDGLDATCLEHQNMPTLLMGDAALSKRYRLDVTDSRKLQSFLTPDVARKVTSDLGSVTLLEEEWQQLLEDRDDLRKIFQQTSPSIVLPCNLQRLIWNAKSIFHVSQRDKSDLPPVKVIQDVRSLCDRLKVIQGEDAASLHSNAQATQLMRLLVRASLCAKSVTQEHRLSSEAFDWLLAQIEARFQQAQVHPGEMVGALAAQSIGEPATQMTLNTFHYAGVSAKNVTLGVPRLQEILNVARNPHTPAMTVHLTAPAAQDSERAKFVQSRLEHTTLRHVIDNSAIYYDPDPLNTVVGEDQDWVSVYFEMPDFDASKLSSWLLRLELDRKRMTDKGLTMEYIADAISAAFGDDLHVIFNDDNSETLVIRIRIVSQDDTKNLDEDEDGEVDKLPDDTFLRVIESTLLSELALKGIPGIKKVSLYWPQTEESKKRLCVTPEGVLRAVPEWLLETEGSNLLRVLSDPEVDTRRTTTNHIVEIFSTLGIEAARKSIEQELLHVISFDGGYVNRRHLMLLCEVMTCKGHLTAISRQGFNRHQPSALAKCSFEQTVDVLMEAAYHADCDPMKGVSESIMLGKLARIGTGAFDLMLDTQACTQAMELPGGDAPSMFPGLSTLANDQAGTPWHQNASPWGATDTRSPWSSSRGPSTHLFSPVSACFTPSYSPAFSPSANSPEDRGASPDWRYSYSPATAHTPGPSYTPASSTHGTAMGYSPTSPGYEPGTVASVSSPGPGSSDYSPSSLYSPASPSYSPSSPSYSPTSPWYSVTSPSYSPTSPGYTPTSPSYTPMTSAYSPTSPTYSPASRAYSPTSPTYSPTSPTYSPTSPSYSPTSPTYSPTSPSYSPTSPSYSPTSPSYSPTSPSYSPTSPSYSPTSPSYSPTSPTYSPTSPSYSPTSPTYSPTSPSYSPTSPSYSPTSPSYSPTSPSYSPTSPSYSPMTSGYSPTSPLYTPTSPAYSPTSPRWSSLQTPGAYTPSSPSFSPTSPSLSPVYTPSSPSYSPTSLSLSYSHTGPSPSSLSYSPTSPSPSPIYSPSSPSYSPASPIWSSPASPLYTPTSPSLSLSSSDLVYTPKPFFSPSSPLRAETYSPASPERLQSPDPSSSSNQPVSMEFSLGDMYSPTSPSFTADPLLQSQSSLRSPASPASSPNSPDRSPPSPDFSRSTAVYSPTNPAYSPGSRTFSGGSPVHLPGSPEQSWPTPGHSPSACSPGSPEFPAGSPTSPAYSHPGSPYHSPAGNPPFSPVPSPRYSPLHSPLYSPVPSPPYSPAFSLPRSPVPRPSSSASPYSSPAQVFHSPQLYPPSIPEFVRSHSLLVPTSPVLSSLRSRAEYMQNSPQYLPLEALGSSASPLPAGRERGSVNTLGSTSSRSGPQSLHDLDSQQLVPLSTVAMELASLDESARMYSSQGDSVQEHLSQDEPLRLYPSQPDSVQEHLSQDDSVHLYSSQGTTGAAGGDMSPVSLDGSSLSSDIEDAQIFMGGHNEDDESMSELQGEGRLESHGDSVGHEYRRLGEVSLVRYDSVDRESLAPPFSPLRIPALPLLSPEGTGGEYSPSVSPYSPQGQARILSPSPPHHSPGPYMLSPWNLAVLGSLTQGPSQNPQSPGPYYILSPWNPAVTGPPTPGLSQDHQVPSSPRRSYTRSPDLFGSSPPRSPYAGEPAYQDEGSVEPFDEPDGEVYVPDPQSQEDDVQVVPDQD